One Lemur catta isolate mLemCat1 chromosome 15, mLemCat1.pri, whole genome shotgun sequence genomic window carries:
- the NCBP3 gene encoding nuclear cap-binding protein subunit 3 isoform X3 encodes MSTQDIFSYFKEYPPAHIEWLDDTSCNVVWLDEMTATRALINMSSLPAQNKMRSRDANEDKSSEKSKKDKQEDSSDDEAEEGEVEDENSSDVELDTLSQVEEESLLRNDLRPANKLAKGNRLFMRFATKDDKKELGAARRSQYYMKYGNPNYGGMKGILSNSWKRRYHSRRIQRDVIKKRALIGDDVGLTSYKHRHSGLVNVPEEPIEEEEEEEEEEEEEEEDQDMDADDRVVVEYHEELPALKQSRERSASRRSSASSSDSDEMDYDLELKMISTPSPKKSMKMTMYADEVESQLKNIRNSMRADSVSSSNIKNRIGNKLSSEKFADVRHLLDEKRQHSRPRPPVSNTKSDIRQRLGKRPYSPEKAFSSNPVVRREPSDVHSRLGVPRQDIKGLYSDTREKKSGSLWTRLGSAPKTKEKNTKKVDHRVPGTEEDDSELQRAWGALIKEKEQSRQKKSRCYQHPFPKKSQFPGAYWTAFEGEDEGSCQLTLPGP; translated from the exons ATGAGTACCCAGGatatcttttcctattttaaagaatatCCTCCAGCTCACATCGAATGGTTGGATGATACCTCCT gTAATGTGGTTTGGCTGGATGAAATGACTGCTACACGAGCCCTTATCAATATGAGCTCTCTGCCTGCCCAGAATAAGATGAGAAGCAGGGATGCCAATGAGGACAAGTCAtctgagaaaagtaaaaaag ACAAGCAGGAAGACAGTTCAGATGATGAGGCTGAAGAAGGAGAAGTTGAAGATGAGAACTCAAGTGATGTAGAG TTGGACACATTATCTCAGGTAGAAGAGGAGTCTTTGTTAAGAAACGATCTTCGTCCAGCCAACAAACTTGCTAAAGGAAATAGGTTATTCATGAGATTTGCTACAAAAG atGACAAAAAAGAACTTGGAGCAGCTAGAAGAAGTCAATATTACATGAAATATGGGAATCCAAATTATGGAGGCATGAAAGGAATTCTTAGCAATTCATG GAAGAGAAGATATCATTCCCGTCGCATTCAGCGGGATGTGATCAAGAAGAGAGCCCTGATTGGGGATGATGTTGGCTTGACGTCGTATAAACACCGACATTCCG GACTAGTGAATGTTCCTGAGGAACCcattgaagaggaggaagaggaagaggaggaagaagaggaggaggaagaagatcAGGACATGGATGCAGATGACAGGGTTGTGGTAGAGTACCATGAAGAGCTCCCAGCTCTCAAGCAGTCCCGGGAACGGAGTGCGTCTCGGCGGTCCAGTGCCAGTAGCTCAGACTCAGATGAAATGGACTATGATCTAGAACTGAAAATGATTTCCACTCCTTCACCAAAGAAAAGCATGAAAATGACTATGTATGCTGATGAAGTGGAATCTCAGTTGAAAAACATTAG gaactccatgagggcagataGTGTATCTTCAAGCAATATCAAAAACCGAATTGGTAACAAATTATCATCCGAGAAATTTGCAGATGTCCGACATCTATTAGATGAAAAACGTCAGCACTCGCGTCCACGGCCACCAGTCAGCAATACTAAGTCAG atatACGCCAGCGGTTAGGAAAAAGACCATATTCTCCAGAAAAGGCTTTTAGTAGTAACCCAGTTGTTCGGAGAGAGCCTTCTGATGTACATAGTAGGCTGGGTGTTCCCAGGCAAGATATTAAAGGCCTCTACTCTGATACTCGGGAGAAGAAATCAG GTAGCTTATGGACTCGCTTAGGATCTGCACCCAAGACCAAAGAAAAGAATACGAAGAAAGTGGATCACAGGGTGCCTGGCACTGAGGAAGATGACTCCGAGCTGCAAAGGGCATGGGGGGCTCTGATTAAGGAGAAAGAGCAGTCTCGTCAAAAGAAGAGCCG CTGTTACCAGCACCCTTTTCCCAAGAAAAGTCAATTCCCAGGTGCTTATTGGACAGCCTTCGAGGGGGAAGATGAGGGAAGCTGCCAGCTCACCCTTCCGGGACCCTAG